One window from the genome of bacterium encodes:
- a CDS encoding M14 family metallopeptidase, translating to MGVSRTCLVIGILVLAVLAAGAWMLFGRHAKAPEPAPAEPQKVSVPVPSAKGIGSSVEGRSITAYSYGTGPKHLLFVGGMHGGYEWNSVLLAYQFMDYLAAHPETVPASLTIDVIPSINPDGVFKAVGKEGRFSAADASTDSKVLASARFNAHAVDLNRNFDCKWQATSTWQGRPVSAGTSAFSEPESRAVRTVVTEHHPAAVVFWHSQANAVYASECTQGILPGTLASMDAYAHAAGYPAVKTFDAYPITGDAEGWLASIGIPAITVELATHETVEWDRNLLGIQALIDLYK from the coding sequence ATGGGAGTTTCGAGAACCTGTCTCGTCATCGGCATTCTCGTTCTCGCGGTACTTGCCGCGGGGGCATGGATGCTTTTCGGCCGGCACGCAAAAGCGCCGGAACCCGCACCGGCAGAGCCCCAGAAGGTTTCGGTTCCTGTTCCTTCTGCGAAAGGTATCGGTTCTTCCGTGGAGGGCCGTTCGATCACGGCCTATAGCTACGGAACGGGTCCGAAGCACCTGTTGTTCGTCGGCGGCATGCACGGCGGCTATGAGTGGAACAGCGTCCTTCTCGCATACCAGTTCATGGATTATCTTGCCGCGCATCCCGAAACCGTTCCCGCAAGCCTTACTATCGACGTAATACCGTCGATCAATCCGGACGGGGTCTTTAAGGCGGTCGGCAAGGAAGGCCGCTTTAGCGCCGCCGATGCCTCGACCGATTCGAAGGTTCTCGCGTCGGCGCGCTTCAACGCGCACGCCGTCGATCTCAACCGCAACTTCGACTGCAAATGGCAGGCTACGAGCACGTGGCAGGGGAGGCCCGTGAGCGCCGGAACGAGCGCCTTCTCGGAGCCCGAGAGCCGGGCGGTCAGGACAGTCGTTACGGAACATCACCCTGCCGCCGTCGTCTTCTGGCACAGCCAGGCAAATGCCGTCTATGCTTCCGAGTGCACGCAGGGAATCCTTCCCGGCACGCTTGCGAGCATGGACGCGTATGCGCATGCGGCGGGATATCCGGCGGTCAAAACGTTCGACGCATACCCGATCACCGGGGACGCCGAAGGCTGGCTCGCGTCAATCGGCATTCCCGCGATCACGGTTGAACTCGCGACCCACGAGACGGTCGAATGGGATCGCAACCTTCTCGGCATACAAGCGCTTATCGATCTCTATAAATAG
- the radC gene encoding DNA repair protein RadC, protein MSQPSPYMFRDTHLVLDNPGKQYVYKIRDLAPADKPRERLLSAGPGALTLPQLLSVVLNVGTVREGVLEMSSRIMQEYGEKSLAARNDAKRLSEDLDIPLIKATQIVACIEIGRRLFERNRHGQRVVRTARDVFEYAANLRLLPKEHLRGIYLNAHYKVIHDEVVSIGTVDANMIHPREVFKPALEYSAAAVILVHNHPSGETAPSEADKIVTAQLVAAGKLLGVHLIDHVVVTESGFESVPADYE, encoded by the coding sequence ATGTCGCAGCCTTCACCCTACATGTTTCGCGATACGCATCTGGTGCTTGATAACCCGGGCAAGCAGTACGTCTACAAGATCCGCGACCTTGCTCCCGCGGACAAGCCGCGCGAGCGGCTCCTTTCGGCGGGCCCCGGCGCGCTGACGCTTCCGCAGCTTCTCTCCGTGGTGCTCAATGTCGGAACGGTGCGGGAGGGCGTGCTCGAGATGTCTTCGCGCATCATGCAGGAATACGGGGAGAAGAGCCTGGCCGCGAGGAACGACGCGAAACGGCTCTCCGAGGACCTCGACATCCCGCTTATAAAAGCGACCCAGATCGTCGCGTGCATCGAGATAGGCCGCAGGCTCTTCGAGCGCAACCGGCACGGCCAGAGGGTGGTCCGCACCGCGCGCGACGTGTTCGAGTACGCCGCGAATCTGCGGCTGCTGCCCAAGGAGCACCTGCGCGGCATCTATCTGAACGCGCACTACAAAGTGATCCACGACGAAGTGGTATCGATCGGCACCGTCGACGCGAACATGATCCATCCGCGGGAGGTATTCAAGCCCGCGCTTGAGTATTCCGCGGCCGCGGTCATCCTGGTGCATAACCATCCTTCGGGCGAGACGGCGCCCTCCGAAGCGGACAAGATCGTGACCGCGCAGCTCGTCGCCGCGGGGAAGCTGCTCGGCGTCCACCTCATCGATCATGTGGTGGTCACGGAGTCCGGCTTCGAAAGCGTTCCGGCCGATTACGAATAA